A window of the Oncorhynchus keta strain PuntledgeMale-10-30-2019 chromosome 21, Oket_V2, whole genome shotgun sequence genome harbors these coding sequences:
- the LOC118400280 gene encoding transmembrane and coiled-coil domains protein 2-like, whose translation MLDKSEVTTLGLPPSASHGGSDGNISLDGAGVGVGAGAVAGLGTVAGGAEGVSEPQRTRVALEHLQQKILKITEQIRIEQEARDDNVAEYLKLAHNADKQQASRIKQVFEKKNQKSAQTIAHLHKKLEHYHKKLKETEQNGPARQPKDVLRDMQQGLKDMGANVRAGFHGFGGGMVDGVKGGVEGVKGAVVSKPREFASLIRNKFGSADNISHLIEDEVGGHSEDAPAQRALSGSATLVSSPKYGSDDECSSATSGSVAGSHSGGAGVGGGMSGQGQAGLGSPRLDGHHHHHHHHIHSSWDALLEGLQEIKASQAHMEDAIEDMKSQLQSDYSYMNQCLQEERYRYERLEEQLNDLTELHQNEMTNLKQELASMEEKVAYQSYERARDIQEAVESCLTRITKLELQQQQQQVVQLEGVENANARALLGKLINIILALMAVVLVFVSTLANFITPLMKTRARVATTVMLALFLFILWKHWDFLELWLMPS comes from the exons ATG CTGGATAAAAGCGAAGTGACAACATTGGGCCTGCCCCCCTCAGCCAGCCATGGCGGCTCTGACGGTAACATCAGCTTGGATGGGGCTGGGGTGGGTGTGGGGGCGGGGGCAGTGGCCGGGTTGGGGACTGTGGCTGGAGGGGCTGAAGGGGTCTCCGAGCCTCAGCGAACGCGGGTCGCTCTGGAGCACCTGCAGCAGAAGATCCTGAAGATAACTGAGCAGATTCGGATAGAACAGGAGGCAAGAGATGACAACGTAGCCGAGTACTTGAAGCTGGCCCACAACGCAGACAAGCAGCAAGCCTCGCGCATCAAACAGGTGTTTGAGAAGAAGAACCAGAAGTCTGCACAGACCATCGCCCACCTGCACAAAAAGCTAGAGCACTACCACAAGAAGCTGAaggagacagagcag AATGGTCCAGCCCGTCAGCCTAAGGATGTGCTGCGGGACATGCAACAGGGGCTGAAGGACATGGGGGCCAATGTACGAGCAGGGTTCCATGGCTTTGGCGGGGGTATGGTGGATGGGGTCAAAGGAGGGGTAGAAGGGGTCAAAGGAGCTGTGGTGTCTAAGCCACGGGAGTTCGCCAGCTTGATCCGCAACAAATTTGGCAGTGCAGACAACATCTCCCACCTCATAGAGGACGAGGTGGGAGGGCACTCGGAGGACGCGCCCGCTCAACGAGCCCTGAGTGGCAGTGCCACCCTTGTCTCCAGCCCCAAGTACGGTAGCGACGACGAGTGCTCCAGTGCCACCTCTGGCTCAGTGGCAGGCAGTCACTCAGGCGGGGCTGGGGTAGGAGGTGGGATGTCGGGGCAAGGGCAGGCTGGCCTGGGGAGCCCCAGACTGGAtgggcaccaccaccaccaccaccaccacattcacAGCTCCTGGGACGCCTTGCTGGAAGGCCTGCAGGAGATCAAGGCCAGCCAGGCCCACATGGAGGATGCCATCGAGGACATGAAGAGTCAGCTGCAGAGTGACTACTCCTACATGAACCAGTGCCTgcaggaggagagatacag GTATGAGCGACTGGAAGAGCAGCTGAATGACTTGACAGAGCTGCACCAAAACGAAATGACTAATCTGAAACAAGAGCTGGCCAGCATGGAGGAGAAAGTGGCCTACCAGTCCTATGAGAGAGCCAGAGACatacag GAAGCGGTGGAGTCGTGCCTGACCCGCATCACTAAGTTGGagctccagcagcagcagcagcaggtggTGCAGTTGGAGGGTGTGGAGAACGCCAACGCCCGCGCCCTGCTGGGCAAACTCATCAACATCATCCTGGCACTCATGGCGGTAGTGCTGGTGTTCGTCTCCACCCTGGCCAACTTCATCACCCCACTCATGAAAACTCGAGCGCGGGTGGCCACCACCGTCATGCTGGCCTTGTTTCTGTTCATCCTTTGGAAGCACTGGGACTTCCTGGAGCTGTGGCTAATGCCCAGCTGA